The following is a genomic window from Calliopsis andreniformis isolate RMS-2024a unplaced genomic scaffold, iyCalAndr_principal scaffold0158, whole genome shotgun sequence.
GAGCAAAagaagaattttttgaaaagcaCAAGGTATTATTACCCAAAGTACAAGGAAAACTAAAGTTAGCATTATTGCCTAAAAATTAAGATGACTCAAGGAATGCAATATTGGAAATCAGGGCAGGTACAAGAGGAGAAGGAGGAGCATTATTTGCAGCAATGTTATTTCGTATGTATCCAAAATATGCAGAAAGAAGGAATTGGAAGTTCGAGCCATTTCTAATACAGGTTTAGGTGGCCATAAGGAAGCTTTTGCACTCATTAATGGAACAGAAGCTTTGCAAGGTTGAAATCTGAATCAGGAGCACACAGAGTACAGTGAGTGCCAgaaactgaatcctcaggaaGGTTACATACTTCTGCCGCTACTCTTGCGATATTACCTGAGGTAGAAGAAGTTGACTTTTAAATAGAAGAAAAAGACTTACGAATAGATGTTTATAGATCCAGTGGTCCTGGAGGGCAATCAGTGAATACAACTGACAGCGCAGTAAGGGTCACCCACTTGCCAACAGGGATAATTGTAATACAGTAAGATGAAAAATCGCATCACAAAAATGAAGCTAAATCGCTTAAAGTATTGAGGGGAAGTCTATACGAAATTGAAAGACAAGAAAAAGGAATGGAAAGGTCAACATTGAGAAAAAGTCAGATTGGCTCTGGTGATCGTTCCGAGAGCATAAGAATATATTATTTTCCACACTCCAGAATAACAGATCACAGAATTAATCTAACTTCACATCGGCTAGAGCAGATTATAAAAGAATGTGAACTAGGTGAATTTATTGAGGCATTAATTTCAGGTAATGAGGCAGAAAGATTGGCCGGGGAAAGTTAATCGCTCACATCTGTAAAAAGATCAATAGTTATACCGGATCTTTTAAAAACAATAAACAGGCAGTAAAAACAAGTTTTAGTACTATCGCGGATAGAACAAGCACAAGGACACTAATTGCTTGACCATTGTAAACGTAGCTTTTTAAGCCGGTAAAAATAGCCATGATAAAAGCTCTAATGAACGAGACTGTAGAAGAAGCTGTGCCTTTAATTTCAGGGAAAACATTTATTGATGCATTAAAAATCACTGGCTGGCAAATTGCACAACCGATAGAAAAAATAACCATAGGCAATGTTACTGAATAGAAAGAGTGGGGTACAATTATACTGAATATTACAAGCAATAGAGACCCAATAGCACCCACGCTCGGACCAGAAATTACACACTTTATTGCTCGAAGTTTCTGCAAGGTTTTGCCAGCAAATAGACTGATGAGTGAGAAGCACCAAAATATTGCACCCTGATGCAGTGCATAAATAGTCCTAGATAAACCAAAAGTCTTCATATACAGAAAAGGTCCACAAATGATGAATGACATATAAGCAGCAGAAAAAAGGCTTGACATCAAAGACAACGTAACAAACTTCGGAGTAGATAGTAGTTTTCTGTAATCTTTCATTATTGTTTTCAAACTGAAAGCATCGCGATCCCTTTTTGCTTCTGGTAACAGAAAAAGCAGCAAAACCCAAGAGATTAAACAAATTACCACAACACTTACATAACTGCCACACTATCCTACAATTTCATTGATGAAACTGCCTAACACAGGCGCAATTACCATGGCAACTGTAAGAACAGAATATAGCTGCCTGCAGCGATTCCAAACACAACTACAAATGTGTTGACACCAATGCCCTGAACAAAGCGAGATATTAAAAGCCAAAAAATCGACGCTGCAAAAACGCAACCAACAGCGCCGATTAATAACAAAGTGTTACCTATGATCATAATCCTTCTTCTGCCATAGCATTCAGACAATGGACCAAAAAACAACCCTCCTATGCAAAAGCCTAGGAAATTATAAGCAATAGTTAATTGAATTGTGCCTTCTGATACGTTAAAATAGCGCACCATATAAGGAAAAACTAGGTACGGAAATGTCAATTTTAATGAACTTAGCAATTAGAGACAGGATTAATAAAAAGGGTAGTAacatttgcaatttttaattaatgaatAAAAACATCACATTTAAAGCGTTGAAGGAAGAACATATTTTACTGTTATTAAAATGGTTAGAAATACCTCATGTGAAGTTATGGTGGGTAAATTGGCCACTAGggttaattaaagaaaaatatgaCAACTATGTTAATGCCCTTACTCTCTGTCCTAACTTTACTTATTTCCTCTTAATTTTTCAACAGTCCGTCTAAATTACCACAAGCAGTTTAAtttttcatcattattcaaaaatatGCAAGAAGCTTTATAGAAACTTAACATAATTTTATCACAAAAATGTCATCCTTAAGTCCAATGTAAAAATGAATTTTGGCACTAAGTAAATCTTTTTTAATTAACTGTGAGCTGGATAATTTGGAAAATAAATTTTGATTACTTTTATAATACCTTAAGATCGAATATTACTTTATCAGTCAAAATTATCACAATAGGCTAGTATATTCCTTACTTTTTTCCTAAAAATATTACCTatttatattacaatatttattGGTTATTTAGAAGGAAAATGTCTTAAAATTGACAGAAACGCTATATCTCAATTACTCTTGTATATAGCTAATCCAATAGTGATTTTATATGGAGTTTCTCATACAGAAGATAATTTAAAAGTAATGCCTCTGCCGATTTTTGGATATGGTCCTGTAGGTAGCACTGTGTCCTTATCATTATCTTTCTTCTTCTTTATTTAAGGATAACACGAGAAACATATTAACGTTTAGCTGGGGCAGCACAAGTATGGGTTATTTTGTCCTGCCGATTGCCATGGCTTCGTTTGATGAAGATTCAAAATCTGTATATGTTGTTTGTTATATGGCAATGGCGTTGTTTGAAAAGAGCTTAGGATTTTACATATCTGAAAACTGTATTTATACCTGCAAAAGAATGCATATTAATGTTGTTCGAACTtccttcgctttatgcgatgtttCTGGGCTTCTTTCtaagtatatatcatatataaaaTACCTACTTTTTTAACAGatgttatgacgaatattagaaGTACATTTGTCACATTAGGGACGATGCTACTTGGTGTAAGCATTGCAAATATTACAAGCTTTAAAGTAGATTGGAAGCTTGCTTTGATCACTATAAAGCAAAGTACGTATTTTGGCTACTGTTTGTTTTAGGAATTGTTCTTCTGGACAAACATGTTATAGGTGTATACGACGAGAGCATATATAAAGCACTGATGTTGCTGGCTATTATTCCATTTTCTGGGTCCAGtataattgtttaaaaaatgttaatataATGAACTGTATCTCGTTCGCGAAAACCCGTTGTATGTTGATCTACGtgcccaaccgaaggtcgccttcggttggagattcagtgtcgctaataacaaacacggtgaatttgaaGAGGGACTCATTTTTAGATAATTACAGTTgaactcgaacaggtgaacgacctgtgtcagctgttcgaattTCAGGCTCGCCGTCGAGTGGGAGCGTCGAgcctgaaagagagagagagagagaaagttgtcGAATATTAAAAAAGGACACAGTATgattagcgagcgccgcgtagcggctaattagcgtattccgcgcattcgcggagacacgcgcaagtCTAGCAGTCAGTCTTGTTCCAGTGATTCCAGTCTCTGACAGGGAACAGTTCGAGTAGTAGAAGTATAGCCATTTCGAGATTACTTGGAACAGAGCTTCTTGGTTTCTCCAACAAGCTCGAAGTACTCGAAGAGCAGAATCCTCACTGACCGAACGATTTTCTCTTGCGGCTTAATCTATTCACCTGTTCGGTTaacacgtattatacgtgcgGCAGACGAATCAGCTTGCAAAAAAGAGATTGCTCTAGCGATTGAATACACTCTTCGAATCGGTGATCTTCTCGATTCCTTGAGCTTGCTTATCGCCGGAAGAGCATTGAGTCCACTACTCAGATGCATTGGTTGACGGGTAAATCCAGAtagagtaaacgtaagtgcttatcacctctgcgttactcgcgctgtactacccgtttagaagcaacccccgtgtgacgaatagatgcacacggtgtGGTGAACTGCGTCGCAGAGCCTCTGGCTGTCACTAACCTCTGAGCCTGGCACCAGCTAGGAACAGTGCACCTCTCCGCTCGCGAATCTCTGCTCTCGCAGGGATTCACCCGACGTATACCTTTTTATAAGATGTATAAGACGCAGAGAAGAGATTCCTCCTCTCTACGCATTCGCCGGTCGACGACCCCGTTTAATTGTAAAGGAGAGTCGACCATAcaatccactgcattaccttcgcgttacaggcaaggtattgctatcccctccatacaGGCTTGTTGTCACAGCCAGGAGTCGGGAATATTCGGTATAGCTTGACTTACACTCTTGTTTGCCGTTGCGGTTCTGCCGCTATTTTCTTTTCCAGTCGCCAGCGTCGCTGACCAGCGTCACAGGACCAGGCCCTCCGATCCACCGCCAACCACCAGGAGCCGCCGAGGATCAGAGAAGCCCCCATACCCTACGACAAAAAGATTAAAATAAACGTCCTAGCTATGCCCTTGCAAGGGCCGACTCAAATTTAATCGAGTGTACTGGTTTCTTTCTATACCTTCAGTCTCACCTTGACCGGACCCCAGTTAGATCACTTCCTTTAAGGAATTCTAACAACCTTACTGTAAATATGTTGGAAGGTGTATCACATAATGATGAAAATTTGGTAATATACTAAGTAAATCGACAGTATGTTTCTTTATTTAGGAGGAGCAGGAAACGCGAAGATTTCTCTTTCCATTTGTAGCGTACTGCATTAATATTTGTAcattaatttagaaaataatgaTGAATAACATTATAATTGTTGGTCTGTAATGGGGTGATAAAGGCAAGGGTAAAGTAGTAGATTATCTTCCTGAGAATGCAGAAGTAGTTGTGAGATTTCAGGGAGGAAATAGTGCAGGGCACACTATAGTAATAGACAATGAggtttataaattatatttactaTCCTCTGCTATTTTGAGAACGGGCAAAATATCCATCATAGGAAGCGTTATTGTTCTTGATTCACATGCTCTAACCTCTGAAGTTGAGTCATTGAATGTTGAAGGAGTAGACGCAAGCTATACCAACTTGATGGTATCCGAGAGCTGTCCATTAATACTTAACGTACATAAGGACAAGGAAAAGctgtttgaagatttaaatggaAATCACAAAATTGGCACAACAAACAAAGGGATAGGACCATGTTATGAAGATAAAGTTGGAAGGACAGTTACACGCCTTTGTGATTTAGAAAACGCAGATGAGCTCAATAAAAGAGCGGATCTCTTCTGTATTACCATAACGTTATCAGAAAAGGCCTAGACTACCAGGTggcaaaaaagaagaaatattaaaagaaattcAAGGGACttcaaaaaaaatttgtttcctATAAAAGACCTGTGTGGAAGATGTTAAATGACTTTGTGAAAGAAGGTaacaaaataatatttgaagGTGCCTAAAGCACATTTTTAGATATCGACCACGAAACTTACCCTTTTGTTAGTTTAAGTAGTACTGTAGCGTCGCAAGCAATAACAGGCTTAGGATTAGGCGCCAGTGCTTATGGTGAGTAGTGTACAATGAAAGACAAAAGCTTAAGTTTAACACTTGCAGTTATTTTCAACAGAATTAAGTTAATAATAAAAGTTAGTGTAAAATGTGGTTTTGCAGTTTGATTTTTTTGAACATATGTTAATTGGTGTAATATAAATGTAGTTAAAGAAGGTGTGTTATTATTGGAGGTTTTACTAAGGAAGAAAAAACAGCAGAGGCAGAAGAGGGTTTTGGTATTAAATCAATCGCATTATGTGCTTGGAGTGTAATAAATCGCTTGTTGGTGTTACGtatcgaaaatataaaaaattaaatttctttttatacatACAACTCGGTTGATTTGCCTCTCGATAATGCAATGCAATAATGCAATTTGGGGAATTTCCCTAATCGAACGTAATCCTGGCCTTTGAGTTTATGAAATTAAATATCCCTTTCGGCAACGCGATCGACTTGTTAATATAACACATTCCTTTCTTGAAATCAACGTGGTCCCATTGCGCAGCGTACAGTATCACCAACGCGTTATCTCACAAATGCGTAGGATGAAATCAAACAATTTGTTAAGTTTCTATTGTGATGTTGCGCATAGCGCCGTCCCCGTTTTGCCAAAGTAAGCGAAAGTAGTGAAAAGAAGGACCGTACGACCCTCTTGCGAAACACATACCGAGAGACACCTCCTGGGGAGAAATATCATGAATTTGCGATCACCGCTAATTCCGGGTGCCGTCGTTCCGAGCGCGCACGACGTTTCAGGGCCATAGAGGAAACCTGAGGGACCCTGAGGCCGTCCCCGTCCCTTGGCCGTGCAGGTTCCGGATTCAGGCGTCGTATCTACACCGGAGTGTACAGGGGCCCTCCACCCTCGGTGTCCAGAGACTTGCCGCTTCTGCGGAGGACCAGGGACCCGACGGAAAGTCTGCCTACATCAAGCTAAGGGATGGGCCCGAAGTTCTGCCCTTCTACAACGGCTCAAGCGGAGGGCGAGTGTGGAGGAGAGTCCGGAGATCGTTGTCCAGGCGGCAGGAGCCAGAGGAAGTCCTGCGGATGTCTCCACGAACCCGAGAAAATGCGTATAAGCCTTGATTCCTCTGCGCGTCGAACCACGACCTTTCCTCTCCCGCCGAGCTAGTCGACGTTTGCCGCCGCACCTGAACTGCAAGTGTCTCATATCGCTGTTGGTTTTTCGTTATAATTGGCCCGAAAGTGCATGGCGCCCATCTTGACGTCTGTCCATTCTGTCGAGCGACTTGCAGCGCGGGTACCGCGAAGTTGTCAGGCTGTCCTGCCTCGAGCTCATGGCAACTAGACGCAGGAAAACCTCTCGGAAAACATCCAGCAAGATAAAAGGACTGCTACTATAAATGGGATTCGGAATTCTGACACTCTCAGTTAAGTTCATACTTTTATAGTTTTGGTTACTGATAATTTAGCAATGCATAAGCGTTGTCGGAAACCTtcacaaattaatatttaaattcaaaatttaagaaCACATAGTATAACACTGAGGGTTAGCTTCCTAGGATCTCTGCGGGCGATATTTAAAGCTCTTTCGGCTAATTAGCTATTGTAAAGCGATACACCGGTTGTATATTTTAGATTGCCGTGAGTCGGGTGGTGCTTCGCGTGAGAATTGGGATAATTGGAATGTTCACAATTACACATTACTCAGACTTCCTGAAACATAGAGCTTGACCAATCGGGGACTTGGTAGCGCTAAAAACATGCTTTCATTAGCGAATGAAGCGACGGAATAACCCCTCCATAATCGGAATGATTGATCGTGGATCTTTCCGATAGGGTAATGCCGCGTCACTTGTCGACGTACAACAGCGAGGTGCGGGTCGTATGTCCGCGACATTATCGAGACACAGCTTTCTTTTATTGCTTGTATCACTAAGTAGGAAGAAAAGGACTCAGGAAGATCgtgtaaattcatatttttgttcgtcatttgttataattttcctattatacatatacagtgTGTTTCGAAATTCGTGGGAAATCACGGAGATGaaggtagaagacaagaaaataaaccgaaaatctAATTTGCAATATACTCGGTATCgattagtttgttagttatacgcgatTATATATATTCTAAAATACCGACGTAACAGTGAGCCATTCATTTTAAAAGCAGTGTCCGGGATTCGACGAGGCCTCGAGCTTCTAAAGatatcagtaatcaatcatcagtaccttAATCTTTagtacttaataatcaatacctTAATCTTTAGTActtaacccacaatcctcaatctttaatactcaatccacaaccatcaaccctcattcttcaatccacgtaaatcctcaatccgcatacatcagtcatctatcctcaatcgtcaatcctcaatcctcaatcctcaatccttaatactcaatcttcaatcctcaatcctctatccccaatccccaatcctcaatcctcaacactcaatcctcaattctcaacattcaacacgcaatactcaatcctcaatcctcaaaccacagtcctcgatgctcaatcctcaattctcagtcctgattaatcgatcctcaattctcaatctttaatacttaattcacaatcatcaaccctcaatcctcaatcttcaattttcaacgcttaaacctcattcctcaatcctgaatcctcaatcctgaatcgtgaatcctccATTCGCCatcgtctaacctcaatcctcaaacc
Proteins encoded in this region:
- the LOC143187724 gene encoding peptide chain release factor 1-like → MTQGMQYWKSGQVQEEKEEHYLQKKELEVRAISNTGLGGHKEAFEHTEYSECQKLNPQEGYILLPLLLRYYLRSSGPGGQSVNTTDSAVRVTHLPTGIIVIHLYEIERQEKGMERSTLRKSQIGSGDRSESIRIYYFPHSRITDHRINLTSHRLEQIIKECELGEFIEALISGNEAERLAGES
- the LOC143187725 gene encoding putative transporter RBE_0856, with amino-acid sequence MVRYFNVSEGTIQLTIAYNFLGFCIGGLFFGPLSECYGRRRIMIIASIFWLLISRFVQGIGVNTFVVVFGIAAGSYILFLQLPWIVWQLCKCCEAKRDRDAFSLKTIMKDYRKLLSTPKFVTLSLMSSLFSAAYMSFIICGPFLYMKTFGLSRTIYALHQGAIFWCFSLISLFAGKTLQKLRAIKCVISGPSVGAIGSLLLVIFSIIVPHSFYSVTLPMVIFSIGCAICQPVIFNASINVFPEIKGTASSTVSFIRAFIMAIFTGLKSYVYNGQAISVLVLVLSAIVLKLVFTAYVSD